The following is a genomic window from Rutidosis leptorrhynchoides isolate AG116_Rl617_1_P2 chromosome 8, CSIRO_AGI_Rlap_v1, whole genome shotgun sequence.
AGCAACATATATCAGCCCATGTTCGAACGCACATCCAAAGAGAGTTCGCGGAGTGACATCTCTCCAAGGAAAATTATCAAATTCTAGACCTACACTACAAATCGAACAATTAATCGAGTTTATGTTAACCTCACACAATGAGATATATTCATGTTAAACCCGACCATCATGTACATCAAGATAAAAATGTATCTTCttagtgtatgtgtgtgtatgaaaATATATACCATTTATGTATGAGTTTCAACACCTTAAACGTTTTAGTGGTGCatatgttaatatgattagtatttGATACCATGTTGCTAGATGGATCGAACATGTGACAACTACTTTTTCAATATTCTCCGCCTAAACATGATGTAGTATATTTTGTTTAAAAATCCCAAAAAGAAAACATAGCAATTAAATTGTGAGTGATGTATGTAGCATTTCATTTCATCTTTGTTAAACGAATTGAAATTTTGAAAATTCAAATGTTGAGAATTAGCAAGGCGAGCGTATTAATGAATTAAGCGTGTCATGAAAAGAGAAGGTGATGGTGGTAAGAGCGTTGAATGCTTGTGATTCACATTAATAAAAAGGTGCATGGTATCAAATTTTAGAGGTCATCTTGTGAGGTGCTTATTAATCCATCCACCTAGGCTCCTCCTTCTATTctcttatttattaataaatatataaaataaaagatAAAATAAGGAGTAATGAAATATTTGTCTTATGCTTAATAcaagatatttttaaaatatataaaagtcaaAGCCATCCCCAGCAAACAAACTAGGGCATGTTACATAAAGATAAATATTGTCTCTAACATTTCTCATTTCTTTGTCCATATCTTCATCTCCATGTTCTACTAACTGATTACTGAATTCTGGACCCATTTTCTGCTATTTTCTACACTAACTTTTGTCTTTTAGGTTTCAAAGTCAAAGTCTTTTCTTgttttgtatatatacatatacatatacatactcatGGAAAAAGATGATAACAACTACTCGGTATGAACATATGATCAAGCTTAATTTCAAAATATACatcaatcttattatttttttgtttgttATTATCATGTTGGTTTATACCGATTTCCATCTCTTGCAGGGAGATTTTCTAGGACTAGAATTTAATGGTGATAATGAACATGAACATGAGCAAaatgtttatcatcatcatcatcagcagcagcagcaacagtatTTGCTCAGCAATCAGACACAACATCCACCATCTGCAGGTGGTTTTTGTAGCTCGAATTCATTCGATAAGTTGAGCTTTGCAGATGTGATGCAATTTGCTGATCTTGGACCGAGATTAGCGTTGAATCAAAACAAAACATGTCATGATCATGATGAAGATCAAGAACCGGGGATTGATCCGATTTACTTTTTGAAGTTTCCGGTTTTGAATGAGAGGATTCAAGAAGAACATCATGAATCTTTATTGGCTTCTCTTGGAGACGAAGAAAACGAGCACCGGTTGTTGATTGAAGGTGGAGAAAGAGAGGAAGAGACTAGGGTTTTAGAAGGTACGTCTGTCCGACTTCAATGTATCGGTGATGATGTTCATAAAACCCTAGTTCAAGAAGGAAAGAACAAGAGAAAAAGACCAAGAACTATAAAGACTAGTGAAGAAGTTGAAAGCCAAAGAATGACTCATATTGCTGTAGAAAGAAACCGAAGAAAGCAAATGAATGAACATTTACGCGTCCTTCGCTCTCTCATGCCCGGCTCTTATGTTCAAAGGGTAAGTCTCATATTTAGCATATTTTGCAATTGGTAGATAAGCAATACCATCAAATATGATTAATAATCAAAAGGTTGTAGTTTAAGCTCTCATAGCATGTTGAGTCACGTGATAATCAGGTTAAACTGCCTGTATATATGCTTGTCTTCCACGGAATCTGATCACCGTTTTCATAAGCTCTTATTCACATAAACTCCCTTAAACATCCTAATTTGAAAATTATATGAACTCTAGGGCGATCAAGCATCAATTATCGGTGGAGCCATCGAATTTGTGAGGGAATTAGAGCAACTCTTACAATGTCTTGAGTCACAAAAACGAAGAAAACTCTACGGTGACACTCCAAGGGTCGTTGGAGATTCATCGGTTTTACCAATCGTGCAACAATCTCAACAAGGTCTACCATCACCCGCTTTATTCTACCCATCGCCTGATGATCAAATGAAGCTTGTCGAATATGAGGGTGGACTAAAAGAGGAAATTGCGGAGAGCAAGTCGTGTTTGGCTGATATCGAAGTGAGATTATTAGGGTTTGATGCAATGATCAAGATTTTGTGTAGAAGAATGCCTGGACAACTTATTAAAATCATTGCTTCACTTGAAGATTTACAGTTTAATATTCTTCATACCAATATTACCACCATTGAACAAACTGTCCTTTATTCATTCAACGTTAAGGTATACCTTCGTTTAATTTCTATTTTTACACTTTTGGACATGATttatgttgtggtggtttatttgattGTTTGTATTTGATTTGTTGTAGGTAGCTAGTGAAGCAAGGTTTACGGCAGAAGATATAGCGAATTCGGTACAACAAATAATTAGTTTTGTGCATGCCGATAACACTAGCGTACTTGACAAATAAACTTTCTAATTATAGCACTCGACGTACGGATCGTATGACATTTTTATAAGGATTTTTATCCTTATACGGAGTATTATTCTTTAGCTAGTTGAAATACATATTCCCATATATTCTAATCACAAAGCGGTGTGTATCTATATTATGTACGAGTTCTTCAGGATTTGCATGTTAATTATCGTTAAGCATCTACTCCATATATGATATAGTGATATGTTAATTACTAATGTATTTATTCCATTGATTTAAAATAGGAGTCCATCTCGTTCGTTTCTAAATATATATTGCTTCTTAATATCTTAGTTCTTAATTATCAGATATTACGACTTAATCTTTCATACTCCTTATAAGAAACTGGTCATAGATGAGATATCGACGTTAATTAAGTGACTTTGAATTTAATATGCATATTCAATTCGTTAGGTACTATATATAAAAACTTGTTGATTTGCTACTTATAATTTCAGCGATGGACCGGCATCTCAATATTGTCGATCTAATTGTTACATTGAGGTCCTGATTTTTTTAGAAGAGTTTTAAAATTCCAACATCGTTACCTACACATTTCAGGGTGGTAGGAAAAGAGTTGAAAATGATTACCCGAGGTTTACCCTTTACGAAGTAGCCATTGTGTTCATTCATAGAATAGTTTCCTCgctaatccaaaaaaaaaaaaaaaaaaaaaaagtcgaaaATGATATATTAGTGGTTAGTTGATCATGTAACTTTTAAGTAAATATATATTCGCTATTTTCGAAATAATCTAAAGAAAGAAAAACATTATGTGTTTACCCACATTTCCATAATATAAGCTATAGATACTCTAGCCAGTATGCACTAGTTATAACAAAATTATTTTCTAGCTTATTGCATGTACAAAAGATTTACGTGAAGGCTGAAGCTGATTATAAATAATACTCGTAACCAATAATGACCGTTGCTCAAATCCAGCTTCTTACTTCAAAAACGTGTGGCGGTAACTAGTATTATTTATCATATAAATCTTTGGCAGATGTTGTCGTTTCAAACatcgtattattagtattatatagaaAAATGTCAACGGGGTGTTTTTGGTTGTATGCTAAAGGTACAAGTTGACATGGAAGATTTTTGACCTGTCAGGATTGATGTATTTGGAGGTATTATTCTCTTGtttccaaacttcggaacccaccTCATATGCCCTGTTTCTCTACAACATTGTAACGGAATAACTACTTTGTTATTATTGTGTATCTCATGTATATTTTTCATAGTGCATATTTCAAGTGATGGTTATAAAGATTGTCGTAATGTTCTTTCTACGACAAATtaagcattttatgtttcgggtaTACTCGATCAGTAGTTAAACTAAATGGTTTAGGGGTCGTCAAAGTTTACTATTGTCTAATGTTGGACACCTACAATCCACTCAAAAACGGCAAATGTTTATGATTGATAGAGACCCTGATAAGCCTACTCTATAAGATTCATCGGTTTATTTGATACTATATCGAGGACTTAAACCGACGAGAAAAGTGTAAGGAGGCAAAATGTaacttatcatttttttttaaagaaaaggtTGTTTAGGCTAGTGAGTGAGTGAGATTTCTGCTCATTGAAGTCACCTCTGGGCTTCTTCGCACCACGATAGTACTAGGACCCTTGTGCCCCAGCCCTTGATCAGATTAAGCTGCCCGACCTATGATCCACAGCTCAAAATGAACCTTGCGACGAGACGCGGACATTCCCTATGCTGCGGTTCCCTCCAGTCCGTCTTCGAGTTGGGTTAGGATGTGATGTTTGTAATAGCAAAAACCAAACCTAGCAGGCCTATTTGAAGAATCCATGTGACATCCGAGCCTCGGCCAAAACCTTTCCCTTTTGATTATACGTATAATTAACCACGACACAACATGTTTATTCGTACTATGCGAACCAAAAACAACTTAACATGTTTATAATACGAATAAGCCCACAAAAAAATGACACTACAACAAacaacttaacatgtttattcgtACTCCGCGAACCAAAAACTCCAACAAAAGGTAATTCAGCTAACTGCATATTATGGTGATGAACCTGTGTGACCGCCTGATGAAGAAAGAGAGAATCCTTAAAAGGAAGATCAAAGAAAAGACAACGAGATAAATAGTCCATGTGTAATCGAAAAATCAATCCAAATGAATAGACCGAACCATCTGACTCCATCCAACCATCGACCAAACACCACTAAACATCTCAAATCAGTCAAACATGGCAGAAAAGAAACCGTCAACAGCTACCACCAGAGGCTCTATCTAAAGGAAATGATCCAAAACCGTGTAGACCCTCAAACCTAAACTGCAACCATAAACAATGATACAATATTTTTTCCCCAAAAaacatactccctccgtctcatattaatagttcagtattccattttggatgtcccaaattaaaagtccacttccataaatagaaaagaataagaaaTTAAAGTTATATTATGCActtaatgtatgtggatatgaTTAAAGGAGAAAGCAGAGgtaagggtaaaactgaaaagtaaataaaaagtacagtatttttatgatatttctTTAAACTGTGTCTTTCTTTTTTTGTCTATGGACTATTATTAATATGGAAGAGGAGTAAAAAAAATTTCCAACAGTTATTGCAAACAATCAAAAACATAATTAATCGACTTCTTATATCATGAACATATAGTCATATAGAGTACCTAAGACGAAACAAACTATGCAAAGAATTAAACCATTCAAACAATTTAAACATGTTCATATCATCGCACCACAATGATATACTACAATGATTACACTGATTGGTGCATAAAAAATACAAATTTTGAGTTTTTCAGTTTGAATATAGAAGTGAATGGCATTATCTAAACTGTAGTATGTCACAACTCACAAGTATCAGAATTGGTGTATTGTAGTGTTAAAAAAAGAATTGTTGTCACGAAAGTGCAATTACAATAACATTCATTGTTATTTCGGTGATTAAGGTAAATGTAATTCAAttccaattacaattacaataactTTAGACAAAGTCCTGCTTCGTTAATTGGAGGGTCATAAATGCAACTTTAGACAAACATCTGGACCTGTTTGACAGATTATTGAAGATGATTAGAATTGGAATTGAATTACATTAGACATAGTGTTTGATTGCTAAAGCTGAAGAATTACCGATCCAATTCCGCACAGGTAATTATagattttcttttgttttttagtTATAAAAATTGTTGTTCTTGATTCTCGAAATTTAGAGTATATATGCAGTTTCTAGGGTTTAAATCTTATAGCAAGGGTTTTAATAGAATCTACTAAGTTTGACTATAATAGTCAAAATCATAGAGTTTTATTGATCAAATAAGTAATTCTTATCAAGCTAATTAATTTTAAGATTAAGATAGTTGTTGTACACATTAGAATCACTAGCTGCAATTATCATCAGTTTACTGTAAGGAACTTTTGCAGGTTATCATTTAGGTGTATATATATCTCTAGCttgaaatatatataattatttagtgTATTGAAAACCTATTGATGAAAAATAATTCGATCACTTAATTTTCAGTAATATTTAATTTTCAAATAAAATATAATTTGCAGCACTTGTTTCTTGGAGGTTCATCTTATTAGCATCTAGCGAGTAGCATCTGTTAATATTAGAGAATTTTGAAAAACGTAAGATGTTTTCCTTGATCGGGTTACTCGGAGAGGGCGAGTATTTTTACTCAATTGTACGCACCCTAACCGAGTTATCTTGTTACTGTTTTCGACCCCTTCTTTGTCAACTCAAGATGTGTTGCTAGTAAGGTTTAAACTTTAGGCGTCTTGTGAGGATAACAAGACGCCCACCACTAGGTCAGCTTGTGATTTAGGAATTTTTTTTGGTGTCATTTTAGGTTGTAAGCCAAATCATACTGATAAGTTAATGTTTGAAGTTCTACAAAATTGCACATGTTGTGTTGTTTTGGGGTGGATGGGTGTGGGGTAGTTGTTTTTGGATAGCCGGCTCATATACTTTTACTCCTTGGCAAACTTATACCCTGTCTAATGCATTAATGTCTAATTTTCTATCTATTGTTATCGTAGTTGGTTGTGAGTCAGAACTTTATAATGCCCATTGTTTATATTATTATGGGTGTAAGTTGCACTTTTAAAATTCTCATTTGGGTCGGATGACAAACCACAAGAACTATTTGTGCAATGATCTTGACTGTTGGTTACTTTTGTCTAATTCGTTGTCATGCCTGGTTTTTCTATATAGATACATATGAATCTTGATGTATGTAAACAGATGCATTATAATAAGAATGTGGTAATGTAGTAATGATCATGGATGTTTTATTAGATGTAGGCAAATTGCCTAGTGAACTAAATATtgtttttgatttttcattattaatatgtaCTTATTAATTTTAACTTACAATACCGTCTCCCATAATTGTATGCAGATGAAGGCCCAAACTGAACTATAGATCACAAGAAACTATCCAAATGCTTAAAAGTATGAGATTCAAGAAGGCAACTTAGCAACCAAATGATGATCTTGATAAATTCAGTCTGCAGATTAATCATCATATAACAAGATATAATCTGAGGTAACAAACTAACAATGTATAATCGTTCTGCGTACATTGATTGATATATACAGTATTTTTCTACCAGTATATATAAATGCAAGATCGCACCAGAAACTGAACATAATTGAGCCTTGATTAAACAGGCTAAGAAGTTAAACATGTTAGAGATTACTTTTAGAACATTATGGTTAAGAGAACGAAAGTTAAACAGAGGCAATTTTTAGGCTGTTTGATCACACAAACAACTTTCATATCCAAGGTGCATTCATTTAATCTTCATCTTTGACTATTCATGTCACAAGCTGTATAATCTATTTTATTTTGATACAAGTTGGTTAAGTGTAGTCAAGTTAAGTTAGACGTCATCTAGACTTTATCGTCAACAAATTGACTTATGAGGACTATGACTCGGCGATATTCTTTCAGTTACGATCTATGTTCCGACAGTTGGTTTTAGAGCATTATGGAAGTATCTAGAAAAAAAAGAATATGTTAATATTCAAATGAGTTATTTTGTTAGTTCACCAATATTAACTAACTAATAATACTATTCTATCAGTTTTAAGAAAATATAAGTAAAATACACAAAGATTTCACTTATGATCAGTTATGAGTCCATACAATAATAATCACCTAGACTAAAAAAGGTTGCAAATCATCAATAGAAAAATAAGAATGTAtaaattacacacacacacacacacacacacacacaaaaaaaaaacaaaaacaaaaaaaaggtGAGTTGTTGTATGTATTAGGAGTATAGTGGGTAACCTAAATGCAACCCCTCCTACCACAAGAGTTGACTTTGACTTCTAATTTCTACTTTTCCTTATAAATCAAACCAAAACACACTTTCTTTTCATCAAATTAacaacaatttcaagcactcttttaTTAAACAACAACCTCTCCAATGGCACAAAACAAACAAAACGTCACTCCATTTTTGAAGTCGATGATTCTAGCAATTGTGATAGCTACGTTATGTAATTATGCAACGGCGCAATCATCTTCAGATTGCACGAATGTTATCGTTAGCATGTCTCCATGTCTTAATTACATTAGTGGCAATACTTCAACACCTTCAGCAGGGTGTTGCACCCAATTGTCTAGCGTTGTTAAGTCGAACCCACAATGCTTGTGCGAGGTCCTAAACGGTGGTGGCTCGTCTTTAGGCCTTAACATTAACCAAACTCAGGCTCTTGAGTTGCCTAAGGCTTGCAACGTCCAAACACCTCCAACTAGCAAATGCAGTGGTAACAACTCATTAACTGTTCACGTGATTTACTTTACAATTTTACGCTTTACTATTTACACATCTTCCTGTCTTAATGCATACATTAAGGGTACAAATGAACTTTACCTCTTTATTCTTATTTATTTGTGAAATTGGATAATAAATTTGGGTCAACTTAAAAGAAATGTTGTACAATTAAATTGGGACCCAGGGCATTTAATCAATGGGTGAAGATAATTGTATTGTATCTCATAATACAACAAGCAGGTATAAGCTATTGTACTAACTTGCACAATTAATTTAAACGTGAACAGCTGCGTCTCCTGGAGGTTCTCCAACAACACCATCTTCACCAAACACCCCTTCTGGTTCGGGTGGTGGGTCAAATACTTCACCATCAGGAAATGGGTCATCAGATACACGGTTGGCAGTAGTTCCACTTATATTTTCACTACTAGTCGTCTCGTATGCAATGGCATTTTAAGTTTACCAGATGGCGCGCAACTATTGGCATTGATTTCAGCTTGTTTTATCATATTTATTTTACAGAATTTTGGGTTGGATCAGATTTGTTGTATTTTTTTAAAATGTGGATTTCACATATTGTATAATGTAATGTGCTCATTCTTATAGATTATATGAATTATGAAAGATTAAAGAAAACATAATTATACCACAACAGAATGGGAGAATTGACTTTATATGATTTACATTACGTGTTCAAGTTATCTATCTCAAAAGCAAAAATTTTTACTCGGTTGTATATAGCTTAACCATGTTACATATTGCACCAGCCGGAAATATTATATAGCAggtaaattataaaaaaataaaataatggaAGCTTAATATTATAAGAGCAGGTGTAACGAAACCTTTTGTGTTCAGTTTATTATGAAAGGGAATTGATATTTTCAAACTTGTTTTTGATGGATCACACAAATTCACTAAACTAACCTTAATGATGTGTTATATAAATTTTTCAATTCAAATTATTGGAGGGTATAAGTGGAAAGTAATAACAAATGTGTGTGGATTTAAGCAATATTTAGAAATATCATCACCTATTATGAAACACGGTAGGACACAAACCTTGACTACTAATACCGTATATATATTTAAGaattttaagatataatataatataataatgcaTTAGGATTTCTGAAAGGTTCATAAAATCCGAGAAAATATATTTCTTTACTATATAGTTAATCGTATAGTCCAATGTTTTTTCACTTCTAGACGTTCTTTTTCAAGTCAACAAAGTACTGCGTATTTATTTAACATCATCAATTACGGAGTATATCGCTAGGTAAAAGGTTTTAATGAATAGTGATTTCATAAATATAATTATCACTTTTTTGTCACATTTTCTTAAGTTTTATAAGGTATACAAATTTCTAAAGAGACAATAGTCAAATTTGGTTTTGTCTCGACAAAACTCAAACTCAACTAGGTAACTAAACGAGCTTTCACAATATACGTTGAATCTCAGCTCGGGAACAATTGAACAAATCATATATACAAAAAAGATGTACTTGCGATTTTAATGCAGATAACTTTGTGTAACCTatgcataattttttttttccttttttttttttttttttttttttgacgaaaAGTAAATACtgttatgtatataaataaaagatCTAGTGGTGTTACGTGAGTTGCATTTGATACTTGTCATACATTGATTCACATGATTGACATGAAATAGGCGTTCAACATGAAATGTATTGACCAGATCTAATTATTACAATTGCCATTGAATAACATAAGTTGATCGGAAACCAGATCCGTGATGTAACCACCAAGCTAGACAGCCAGACCTAAAAACAACCATCCCGAACCGCAGTCAGCAACACAAACCACTCTACACTCCCCCTCCAATCAACAACCCCAACCCACTGCAACATAAACCTGTCACAAAATCGCTCATCGGGCGCCTCGAGACCGCGATCAGAAAACTAAGGGGATCCTTCGCTAGCCAGTCATTCTAAGAAAAACTTGAAGATCCACTCAGAAACCTATCCCGTCTAAACCAAACTTATGGTTAGTCGAGAGACAACCGAAAGACAACACCTTAGAGAACCAAAATATTCGCGTTTAGCAGTAAAAACTACTAAGGCGGAAAAAACGTTGGATCAGTCTGCACCGACACTGCGACGAGGAAGATAGAACGTGCGGCAAGGAACAAGACCACACGCTCAAAGGAAGGggcatactgtgacgacccggaaatttccgaccaaatttaaacttaatcttcatatgatttcgatacgataagtaaagtctgtaatgttgagtcccgaaaattttgaaactatgtttatatgttcaattgaccttcgactgttcccaacgattcacgaacaactatttgtaaatagattcatatatatttaagtatgtatatatatctgtacatgaatattaattgtaaatacataagattaaatattaaatttatttatttgaaaacatatatttaatgtatttaattatataataaaacctgaatctatatatatatatatatatatatatatatatatatatatatatatatatatatatatatatatatatatatatatatataaagtatgttaaaaataaatattaaattattgtaatactcgtctgatgttccgattgatattaagcaagttaaattcaaacatatgtaattttaaaataagcggtgatgcgaaaatgagttttataaatttt
Proteins encoded in this region:
- the LOC139862417 gene encoding transcription factor FAMA isoform X2, which produces MEKDDNNYSGDFLGLEFNGDNEHEHEQNVYHHHHQQQQQQYLLSNQTQHPPSAGGFCSSNSFDKLSFADVMQFADLGPRLALNQNKTCHDHDEDQEPGIDPIYFLKFPVLNERIQEEHHESLLASLGDEENEHRLLIEGGEREEETRVLEGTSVRLQCIGDDVHKTLVQEGKNKRKRPRTIKTSEEVESQRMTHIAVERNRRKQMNEHLRVLRSLMPGSYVQRGDQASIIGGAIEFVRELEQLLQCLESQKRRKLYGDTPRVVGDSSVLPIVQQSQQGLPSPALFYPSPDDQMKLVEYEGGLKEEIAESKSCLADIEVRLLGFDAMIKILCRRMPGQLIKIIASLEDLQFNILHTNITTIEQTVLYSFNVKVASEARFTAEDIANSVQQIISFVHADNTSVLDK
- the LOC139862417 gene encoding transcription factor FAMA isoform X1 → MLVYTDFHLLQGDFLGLEFNGDNEHEHEQNVYHHHHQQQQQQYLLSNQTQHPPSAGGFCSSNSFDKLSFADVMQFADLGPRLALNQNKTCHDHDEDQEPGIDPIYFLKFPVLNERIQEEHHESLLASLGDEENEHRLLIEGGEREEETRVLEGTSVRLQCIGDDVHKTLVQEGKNKRKRPRTIKTSEEVESQRMTHIAVERNRRKQMNEHLRVLRSLMPGSYVQRGDQASIIGGAIEFVRELEQLLQCLESQKRRKLYGDTPRVVGDSSVLPIVQQSQQGLPSPALFYPSPDDQMKLVEYEGGLKEEIAESKSCLADIEVRLLGFDAMIKILCRRMPGQLIKIIASLEDLQFNILHTNITTIEQTVLYSFNVKVASEARFTAEDIANSVQQIISFVHADNTSVLDK
- the LOC139862937 gene encoding non-specific lipid transfer protein GPI-anchored 26-like, which produces MAQNKQNVTPFLKSMILAIVIATLCNYATAQSSSDCTNVIVSMSPCLNYISGNTSTPSAGCCTQLSSVVKSNPQCLCEVLNGGGSSLGLNINQTQALELPKACNVQTPPTSKCSAASPGGSPTTPSSPNTPSGSGGGSNTSPSGNGSSDTRLAVVPLIFSLLVVSYAMAF